One window from the genome of Desulfobulbaceae bacterium encodes:
- a CDS encoding chain A iron centre cytochrome C protein, translating into MSEEKQLECQGISRRQMLIGTGAIAASTALMHFGGFLKSAHAKDGTNEKWPWPYVKLDPQKTAEIAYQEWYRVFCGGAVISSVFGQLREKVGEPYKSFPIDAFIALEGGMVGWGTLCGSNAGASIASNVIIGPRIAGPDCEHGHSIASDIMQWYSDTALPVFNPKEPKQPTTIIQTVSASPLCHVSVGKWMAESGFALGSPERKDRCARVAASVAYQLVENLNAWKDGTYEPKSGWSPGKTHGIPGQPNCTECHGSDVPKPPMAKKA; encoded by the coding sequence ATGAGTGAAGAAAAGCAATTGGAGTGCCAGGGCATTTCACGCCGCCAGATGCTGATCGGTACGGGGGCAATAGCCGCCAGCACAGCCTTAATGCACTTCGGTGGGTTTTTAAAGTCTGCCCATGCCAAGGATGGGACCAACGAGAAATGGCCATGGCCCTACGTCAAGCTTGACCCGCAAAAAACCGCTGAAATCGCCTATCAGGAGTGGTATCGAGTCTTTTGTGGCGGCGCGGTAATCAGCAGCGTCTTCGGTCAGTTGCGTGAGAAGGTCGGTGAGCCCTACAAATCCTTCCCAATCGACGCCTTTATCGCCCTTGAAGGAGGCATGGTCGGCTGGGGAACTCTCTGCGGCTCTAACGCCGGCGCCAGTATTGCCAGTAATGTTATCATCGGCCCTCGGATCGCCGGTCCGGATTGTGAGCATGGTCACTCTATTGCCTCTGATATCATGCAGTGGTATAGCGATACCGCCTTGCCAGTCTTTAACCCGAAAGAGCCCAAGCAACCGACAACAATCATCCAGACCGTTAGCGCCTCTCCTCTCTGCCATGTATCGGTAGGTAAATGGATGGCTGAATCCGGATTCGCCCTAGGCAGCCCCGAGCGTAAGGATCGTTGTGCACGGGTTGCAGCCAGCGTTGCTTATCAACTTGTTGAAAATTTGAACGCCTGGAAAGATGGCACCTATGAGCCCAAATCGGGATGGTCCCCTGGCAAGACCCATGGCATCCCAGGACAGCCTAATTGCACAGAGTGTCATGGCAGCGATGTACCCAAGCCGCCGATGGCAAAGAAAGCCTGA
- a CDS encoding twin-arginine translocase TatA/TatE family subunit: protein MFGLGMPELVIIMGITFMVFGGKKLPELGAGLGKGIKAFKTGLRDVEKTVPALDEVKALKSDLHETEKH from the coding sequence ATGTTTGGCTTAGGAATGCCGGAGTTAGTTATCATTATGGGAATTACGTTTATGGTATTTGGCGGCAAGAAACTGCCGGAACTTGGCGCAGGTTTGGGCAAAGGCATCAAGGCCTTCAAAACCGGCCTTCGGGATGTGGAAAAAACGGTTCCGGCCCTCGATGAAGTAAAAGCCTTGAAAAGCGATCTTCATGAGACCGAGAAACACTAA